In Thermorudis peleae, a genomic segment contains:
- the lhgO gene encoding L-2-hydroxyglutarate oxidase gives MQYDVAVIGAGIVGLAVGRELLQRWPRLRLVVLDKEPRIAAHQSSHNSGVIHSGLYYTPGSLKARLCVAGAAQLKRYCDEHGIPYRECGKVVVATSPEELPRLQALFERGQANGVRGLRLIGPEELREYAPHASGIRAIWSPVTGIVDYEQVAQSYATDIVRAGGAIWLNHAVVGVARRGGWTRLETTGNPVEARLVISCAGLYADHVARLSGGAPDPRIVPFRGDYYVLRPERRSLVPCNIYPVPDPRFPFLGVHFTPRMDGSVWLGPNAVLAFAREGYGRFTVRPNELLETLTYPGFQRLARRYWLTGALEMWRDFSRRAFLRALQRYIPELTDDDLLPGPSGVRAQAMTRDGTLVDDFVIERQPGIVHIRNAPSPAATSSLTIAAYVADQIASEAEALVTAMV, from the coding sequence ATGCAATACGATGTGGCAGTTATTGGAGCGGGAATCGTTGGGTTGGCTGTTGGACGGGAATTGCTCCAGCGGTGGCCACGCCTGCGCCTCGTCGTGCTGGACAAGGAGCCACGCATTGCCGCCCATCAATCAAGCCATAACAGTGGAGTGATCCACTCCGGGCTCTATTACACTCCCGGGTCTCTCAAAGCTCGGCTTTGTGTTGCTGGAGCAGCGCAATTAAAGCGCTATTGTGATGAGCACGGTATTCCCTATCGCGAGTGTGGCAAAGTTGTCGTGGCAACGTCACCAGAAGAACTCCCTCGCTTACAAGCGCTCTTCGAGCGAGGTCAAGCCAATGGTGTGCGTGGCTTGCGTCTGATTGGCCCAGAAGAGTTACGGGAATATGCGCCACACGCAAGTGGGATCCGTGCCATCTGGTCGCCCGTCACGGGGATTGTTGATTACGAGCAAGTCGCCCAATCGTATGCGACTGACATCGTGCGCGCTGGTGGGGCCATCTGGCTTAACCACGCCGTTGTTGGCGTAGCCCGGCGTGGCGGTTGGACCCGTCTCGAGACGACGGGGAATCCCGTTGAAGCGCGGCTAGTCATTAGTTGTGCTGGGCTCTACGCCGATCATGTCGCCCGTCTCAGCGGTGGCGCGCCTGATCCACGCATCGTTCCGTTTCGTGGCGACTACTATGTGTTGCGTCCGGAACGCCGTTCGCTCGTTCCCTGCAATATTTACCCGGTACCTGATCCGCGCTTCCCATTCCTGGGGGTTCATTTCACGCCGCGCATGGATGGGAGTGTCTGGCTGGGGCCAAATGCTGTGCTTGCCTTCGCCCGCGAGGGGTATGGGCGCTTCACCGTGCGGCCAAACGAATTGCTTGAAACGTTGACGTATCCCGGATTTCAACGTCTTGCGCGCCGATACTGGCTGACGGGCGCGCTGGAAATGTGGCGGGACTTTAGCCGGCGTGCGTTTTTGCGCGCGCTCCAGCGCTACATCCCCGAACTGACTGACGATGACCTTCTGCCTGGGCCTTCTGGCGTGCGTGCTCAGGCTATGACGCGCGATGGCACGTTAGTTGACGATTTCGTTATCGAACGTCAGCCTGGTATTGTCCACATTCGCAATGCGCCATCGCCGGCCGCGACCTCGTCGCTCACGATAGCTGCGTACGTTGCGGATCAAATTGCAAGTGAAGCGGAAGCACTGGTCACGGCGATGGTGTAA
- a CDS encoding helix-turn-helix transcriptional regulator, producing MTTEPERRLEPATAVLARALTDTAVRQRWQATALARAFALWLVRRRAELGLSQTELARRLGVSQPTVARWESGEHVPEIATLVRLAETLGLHVALEIVPAHPGEGTAVVEEDAETPQGARLHALLAVR from the coding sequence ATGACGACAGAACCTGAACGCCGACTCGAGCCGGCGACGGCAGTGCTCGCGCGGGCGCTGACGGATACGGCAGTCCGGCAGCGCTGGCAGGCCACCGCTCTGGCGCGGGCATTTGCGCTCTGGCTGGTGCGGCGCCGGGCCGAACTCGGTCTCTCCCAGACGGAACTGGCACGCCGGCTCGGGGTGAGCCAGCCCACGGTGGCCCGCTGGGAGTCGGGCGAGCATGTGCCGGAGATCGCCACGCTCGTTCGGTTGGCCGAGACGCTGGGGTTGCACGTTGCGCTCGAGATCGTGCCGGCCCACCCAGGTGAGGGAACGGCTGTGGTTGAGGAAGACGCCGAGACCCCGCAGGGGGCGCGCCTCCACGCGCTCCTGGCGGTGCGCTAA
- a CDS encoding helix-turn-helix domain-containing protein, producing MNEERIWPLRRWRIERGYGIRELARRAGVSHATITAIEHGRRQLPRGETWRKLAEALAIKVTQIAEYRAAVGLDADAASQS from the coding sequence ATGAACGAGGAACGGATCTGGCCGCTCCGACGGTGGAGGATCGAGCGCGGCTATGGAATCCGGGAGCTTGCGCGTCGAGCTGGCGTGTCGCATGCGACAATCACGGCGATCGAACATGGAAGACGACAGCTCCCACGTGGCGAAACCTGGCGGAAGCTCGCCGAGGCGTTGGCGATCAAGGTCACCCAGATCGCCGAGTACCGCGCCGCGGTTGGCTTGGATGCTGATGCAGCGTCCCAGTCATGA
- a CDS encoding thiamine pyrophosphate-binding protein: MTQHIASKQVENAKPAQTPWQALVDQLAAEGVRVLFGMPGGAKHLYDALYDQPAIRPVLVRHETSGAFMAHAYARVSGELGVCFGCPGPGVANLVPGVLEAWSACMPVLALGVRAPTRTFGMGAFQEADQLRIFRPITKWAFTVERPERVGWAVRRAISLATTGQPGPVYLELPADVALTPVVHPSVARADRTVRPAPDPARVEQAIHLLAAARRPLLVCGGGVILGRAHQAVRRFAETFGIPVQTTASGRGCFPEDHPLFAGLIGLYRTEYAQEIYEQADLLIAVGTRFEEFQSGNWHYFPAGARLVQIDIAAEELGRNWIPDLAIHGDAALTLEALTAAGLAHGLQPNPARVAELAAGHAEAVARAAQDAYDPQVPVRGKRVAWMISRVFDRNCILVNENGAQDLWAYYWPYTIIGEENAVVPPAEQTAMGFGVCGAIGAKLARPEATVVCTTGDGAFQMGLHELPTAVQERAPVVWVVFNDGALGWPRWTQQTALGGRVIATEFHARFDFVTVARAAGCWAQRVETPEELGPALEAAKRANADGVPAVVDVAVDSQEHHPNFVAFHSVR; encoded by the coding sequence ATGACCCAACACATCGCCAGCAAGCAAGTCGAAAATGCGAAGCCAGCACAAACACCGTGGCAGGCACTCGTTGATCAGCTTGCCGCCGAAGGCGTGCGCGTGCTCTTTGGGATGCCTGGGGGCGCGAAACATCTCTACGACGCGCTCTACGACCAGCCAGCAATCCGCCCCGTGCTCGTCCGACATGAGACCTCCGGGGCATTTATGGCTCACGCGTATGCCCGGGTCTCGGGTGAACTCGGCGTCTGCTTCGGCTGTCCAGGCCCAGGCGTCGCGAACCTTGTCCCCGGTGTCCTCGAGGCCTGGTCTGCCTGCATGCCCGTGCTTGCCCTCGGCGTGCGAGCGCCAACGCGAACATTCGGGATGGGGGCATTCCAAGAAGCTGATCAACTCAGGATCTTCCGGCCGATCACGAAGTGGGCGTTCACCGTTGAGCGGCCGGAACGCGTTGGCTGGGCCGTGCGGCGTGCGATAAGCCTTGCGACAACCGGACAACCCGGACCCGTCTACCTCGAGCTCCCAGCCGACGTTGCGTTAACCCCCGTTGTGCATCCATCAGTGGCTCGGGCTGACCGCACGGTTCGCCCAGCGCCTGATCCAGCCCGGGTTGAGCAGGCGATCCACCTGCTTGCTGCCGCACGACGTCCCCTGCTCGTCTGCGGCGGTGGCGTGATCCTTGGGCGAGCGCACCAGGCAGTGCGGCGTTTTGCCGAAACGTTTGGGATCCCGGTTCAAACAACGGCAAGCGGACGAGGGTGCTTTCCCGAAGACCACCCGCTGTTTGCTGGGCTCATTGGCCTCTACCGAACAGAATACGCGCAAGAAATCTATGAACAGGCTGACCTCCTGATTGCCGTCGGCACGCGGTTCGAAGAATTCCAGTCGGGGAACTGGCACTACTTCCCCGCTGGGGCTCGGTTGGTGCAGATCGATATCGCCGCCGAGGAGCTCGGACGCAACTGGATCCCCGATCTCGCGATTCACGGCGATGCCGCCCTGACCCTCGAGGCCTTGACGGCAGCCGGCCTGGCTCATGGGCTGCAGCCGAATCCAGCGCGGGTCGCAGAACTCGCAGCCGGCCATGCCGAAGCCGTCGCACGCGCTGCGCAGGACGCGTACGATCCCCAGGTGCCAGTGCGTGGCAAACGCGTGGCCTGGATGATCAGCCGCGTGTTCGACCGTAACTGCATCCTTGTCAATGAGAACGGTGCACAAGATCTTTGGGCCTATTACTGGCCCTATACCATCATCGGCGAGGAAAACGCTGTCGTTCCGCCAGCTGAGCAGACCGCAATGGGATTTGGCGTTTGCGGCGCTATCGGCGCCAAACTTGCACGACCTGAGGCGACGGTTGTCTGTACAACTGGGGATGGTGCATTCCAGATGGGTCTCCATGAGCTCCCAACTGCGGTCCAAGAACGAGCACCAGTGGTGTGGGTTGTCTTCAACGACGGGGCACTTGGCTGGCCACGGTGGACGCAGCAGACCGCCCTTGGCGGACGCGTGATTGCGACCGAATTCCACGCGCGCTTTGACTTTGTGACGGTCGCACGCGCTGCCGGCTGCTGGGCGCAGCGCGTGGAGACGCCCGAAGAACTTGGTCCGGCGCTTGAAGCGGCAAAGCGGGCCAATGCCGATGGCGTCCCCGCTGTCGTCGATGTTGCGGTCGACAGCCAGGAGCACCATCCCAACTTTGTGGCGTTCCACAGCGTGCGTTAG
- a CDS encoding BBE domain-containing protein, with protein sequence MQANERGTYVNFMSGEGDERVQQTYSPHYERLVALERRCGITNFFRLNQNICP encoded by the coding sequence CTGCAGGCCAACGAACGTGGCACCTATGTCAATTTCATGAGCGGGGAAGGGGATGAGCGAGTGCAGCAGACCTATAGTCCGCACTACGAGCGGCTGGTTGCCCTCGAGCGGCGGTGTGGTATCACGAACTTCTTCCGGCTCAATCAGAATATCTGTCCGTAG
- a CDS encoding tyrosine-type recombinase/integrase, translating to MTTVPEDHSKRKSRRRGSGEGTVFFDQRRGKWVAQLSVPDPVRGRLRRVSRVADTQREALKLLQKLREEHERGVLAHGRPPTLAQFLTQWLEGRRPSLRPRTVESYRMVIRSRIVPVLGHLTLEKVTPAVLQAAYSQLLARGLAPRSVVHAHRLLHRAFEDAVKWGLLGRNPCDLVDPPHAPRPAIQPLTLDEVRALLTACADDPLGPLVTLAVFTGMRLGELLGLQWGDIDWERGEVRVVRAIQRVTGRGLVVVEPKTATSRRSIPLPPQALEALRLQRRRQLEQRLAAGPAWADGDWVFTTRVGTPLDPADVTHDYQQLLARAGLSHRRFHDLRHTTATLLLTDGVHPKVVASLLGHSTIQLTLDTYSHVTPGLAREAADRLGALVANSIANSAHTAPEDVDG from the coding sequence ATGACAACCGTACCCGAAGACCACAGCAAGCGCAAGAGCCGCCGCCGGGGGAGCGGCGAAGGCACCGTCTTCTTCGACCAGCGCCGTGGGAAGTGGGTGGCGCAGCTCTCCGTGCCCGATCCAGTCCGGGGCCGGCTGCGGCGAGTCTCGCGCGTGGCCGACACGCAGCGCGAGGCGCTCAAGCTCCTGCAGAAGCTGCGGGAAGAACACGAGCGGGGGGTGCTGGCCCATGGCCGGCCGCCGACACTCGCGCAGTTCCTCACCCAGTGGCTCGAGGGACGCCGGCCGAGCTTGCGGCCGCGCACCGTGGAGAGCTACCGCATGGTGATCCGCAGCCGGATCGTGCCGGTGCTCGGCCATCTCACCCTGGAGAAGGTGACGCCGGCCGTGCTCCAGGCCGCCTACAGCCAGCTGCTCGCGCGCGGCCTCGCCCCGCGTTCTGTCGTCCACGCCCACCGGCTCCTGCACCGCGCCTTTGAGGACGCCGTGAAATGGGGCCTGCTCGGCCGCAACCCGTGTGACCTGGTTGACCCGCCGCATGCCCCGCGGCCGGCGATTCAGCCGCTCACGCTCGACGAGGTCCGGGCGCTGCTCACCGCCTGCGCCGACGATCCACTCGGCCCGCTGGTGACGCTCGCGGTGTTCACCGGGATGCGGCTGGGGGAACTCCTCGGCCTGCAGTGGGGTGACATTGACTGGGAACGAGGCGAGGTGCGCGTCGTCCGCGCCATCCAGCGCGTTACCGGCCGTGGCCTGGTCGTCGTTGAGCCGAAGACGGCGACGTCACGGCGCAGCATTCCCCTGCCACCGCAGGCGCTCGAGGCCCTGCGGCTCCAGCGGCGGCGGCAACTCGAGCAGCGGCTGGCGGCTGGCCCGGCCTGGGCCGACGGCGACTGGGTCTTCACCACGCGTGTTGGCACGCCGCTCGATCCAGCCGACGTCACCCACGACTACCAGCAGCTGCTCGCGCGCGCGGGCCTGTCACACCGGCGCTTCCACGATCTGCGGCACACCACGGCAACGCTGCTCTTGACCGACGGGGTGCATCCGAAGGTGGTGGCCAGTCTCCTGGGCCACAGCACGATCCAGCTCACGCTGGATACCTACTCGCATGTCACGCCGGGACTCGCGCGAGAAGCCGCCGACCGGCTCGGCGCGCTGGTTGCTAACTCAATTGCTAACTCCGCGCACACCGCCCCGGAGGACGTCGATGGCTGA
- a CDS encoding type II toxin-antitoxin system RelE/ParE family toxin, which yields MAVAEAELALLPPDERVALLHAVEKLMALGPRLPYPHTSTVRGMANLRELRPRSGHSPWRALDTRIGGRFVILTIAPEARHDPPGFRAAVQRAQERAAALREGGTA from the coding sequence GTGGCTGTCGCGGAAGCGGAACTCGCCCTGCTCCCGCCTGACGAGCGGGTCGCGCTCTTGCACGCGGTCGAAAAACTCATGGCGCTCGGCCCCCGACTCCCGTACCCGCACACGAGCACGGTCCGTGGCATGGCCAACCTGCGCGAACTCCGGCCGCGCTCGGGACACAGTCCCTGGCGGGCGCTGGACACGCGGATCGGTGGCCGCTTCGTCATCCTGACGATTGCCCCCGAGGCCCGGCACGACCCGCCGGGGTTCCGTGCCGCCGTCCAGCGGGCGCAGGAACGCGCGGCAGCGCTCCGGGAAGGAGGAACCGCATGA
- the otsB gene encoding trehalose-phosphatase has product MMDAVCRQRLLPVLRSPRAGLCCDFDGTVSPIVQDPAAATIHPAARAALARLRQLLACVALLSGRQVDDLRARVGLDGIVYIGEHGAEWLTDSTRWVMPEATAASQAIALLANEARERFAALGVLVEAKRFSLSLHYRTAPAPEIVRQQLEDWVNQRVAHTFPSLLTVTRGRMLVEVRPRNEVSKGQAIQDLVRRFSLRSLVFFGDDRTDLDAMHAVRALRAAGQFTGVAVGVASAEAPTELTEIADLLLPGVDAVADCLMSLADSLASSP; this is encoded by the coding sequence ATGATGGATGCCGTTTGTCGTCAGCGTCTCCTGCCGGTCTTGCGCTCTCCCCGTGCTGGTCTTTGCTGTGATTTTGATGGCACCGTCAGCCCAATTGTGCAAGATCCAGCGGCTGCGACCATTCATCCAGCTGCCCGCGCTGCCCTCGCGCGGCTTCGGCAGTTGCTGGCATGCGTTGCTCTGTTGAGTGGGCGGCAGGTTGATGACCTCCGTGCTCGTGTGGGGTTAGACGGCATTGTCTACATTGGTGAGCATGGGGCCGAATGGCTCACCGATAGCACCCGCTGGGTTATGCCAGAAGCAACGGCTGCGTCGCAGGCTATCGCGTTGCTGGCCAATGAAGCGCGGGAGCGTTTTGCGGCGCTTGGTGTGCTGGTTGAGGCGAAGCGCTTTTCGCTGAGCCTTCACTATCGCACGGCTCCTGCACCTGAGATTGTTCGCCAGCAACTTGAAGATTGGGTGAATCAGCGAGTTGCCCACACATTTCCTTCTCTTCTTACGGTTACCCGTGGACGCATGCTCGTGGAGGTGCGTCCTCGGAACGAGGTTTCGAAGGGGCAGGCCATTCAGGACCTGGTTCGTCGTTTCTCCCTACGATCACTCGTCTTTTTTGGCGACGATCGAACTGACCTCGATGCGATGCATGCGGTTCGCGCGTTACGCGCTGCTGGTCAGTTCACTGGTGTAGCTGTTGGGGTAGCCAGCGCTGAGGCGCCGACTGAATTGACTGAGATCGCCGATCTCCTCCTTCCTGGGGTTGACGCTGTTGCTGACTGCCTCATGTCGCTTGCTGATTCGCTTGCTTCGTCGCCTTAA
- a CDS encoding ATP-binding cassette domain-containing protein, translating into MAEGVTRDNNVLIEMRGICKRFGAVTALDHVNLTLRSGEVLGLVGDNGAGKSTLMKILSGAYQPDAGQILWQGKPVRFANPQDARNIGIEMVYQDLGLADNLSVVENIFLGREITKTYIKGIIRFVDFRAMAAKTHAHLNQLQINIPDIWQRIELLSGGQRQAVAIARATVFRARVVIMDEPTAALAIKEVHKVLNLVRSLKDHGVAVILISHRIDDIFQVCDRVMALYQGRNFAESPIESVQPNDVIGWIMGLSHAKPV; encoded by the coding sequence ATGGCTGAAGGGGTTACTAGAGATAATAACGTGTTAATCGAAATGCGAGGCATCTGTAAGCGTTTCGGAGCGGTTACTGCTCTTGATCATGTCAATTTAACGTTACGCTCTGGAGAAGTACTCGGCCTTGTCGGTGATAACGGAGCGGGGAAATCAACATTAATGAAAATTTTAAGCGGTGCATATCAGCCAGACGCCGGCCAGATACTGTGGCAAGGAAAACCTGTCCGGTTCGCGAACCCGCAGGACGCACGCAATATAGGCATTGAAATGGTATACCAAGATTTAGGATTAGCCGATAATTTATCGGTGGTCGAAAATATTTTTCTTGGACGTGAAATTACCAAAACGTATATAAAAGGCATTATTCGCTTCGTTGATTTCCGCGCCATGGCAGCTAAGACCCACGCTCATCTTAACCAATTACAAATTAATATTCCTGACATCTGGCAAAGAATAGAGCTACTTTCAGGAGGGCAAAGACAGGCAGTAGCCATTGCACGAGCTACGGTCTTTAGGGCACGTGTCGTTATTATGGATGAGCCAACAGCTGCCCTTGCAATTAAGGAGGTCCACAAAGTGCTCAACTTAGTCCGATCTCTCAAAGATCATGGAGTTGCTGTGATTCTCATCAGCCACCGAATCGACGACATTTTTCAAGTATGCGACCGAGTAATGGCTCTATATCAGGGGCGCAACTTTGCTGAATCTCCAATTGAATCAGTGCAACCTAATGATGTTATTGGATGGATTATGGGGTTAAGCCATGCAAAGCCAGTATGA
- a CDS encoding J domain-containing protein, with the protein MTQRAVAKLTDLEWVQLELELHRRMALLERVRQELAAEELGQQALQRQIDERIGTLRREVDHIQAEVAVLESRLRRLLRADRPLSDAELSAQERAQRSTNGAEEAEGEARFGRLLSSPNGHDDGILRQLYRSLARLIHPDLARDEHERAQREALMRLVNQAREAGDVDQLRRLLAIWSRSDQEERPRDLESLRTRVAQLGVELSALERQLAALRQSDLGRLRARGPAALERYLAQQEQVLRQELAHQRMRRRRVLRLIEERRRELEHRAQVQQSTS; encoded by the coding sequence ATGACACAGCGAGCAGTCGCCAAACTCACCGATCTTGAATGGGTGCAGCTGGAACTCGAGTTGCACCGTCGTATGGCACTCCTTGAGCGTGTTCGCCAGGAACTTGCGGCAGAGGAGTTAGGTCAGCAAGCACTCCAACGGCAGATTGACGAGCGGATTGGCACGCTTCGCCGCGAAGTCGATCATATCCAGGCGGAAGTTGCCGTACTGGAATCGCGGCTTCGGCGCCTCCTCCGTGCCGATCGCCCCTTAAGTGATGCTGAACTCAGTGCCCAAGAACGCGCCCAACGATCGACGAATGGAGCCGAGGAAGCTGAAGGCGAGGCGCGCTTCGGCCGGCTGCTCAGCTCTCCCAATGGCCATGACGATGGCATCCTGCGTCAACTCTACCGTTCCCTTGCCCGCCTTATTCACCCCGATCTTGCCCGTGACGAACATGAGCGAGCCCAACGCGAAGCGCTCATGCGCTTAGTGAACCAGGCGCGCGAAGCCGGGGATGTGGACCAACTCCGTCGCTTGCTGGCGATCTGGTCCCGCAGTGATCAGGAGGAGCGGCCACGCGATCTCGAGTCGTTGCGTACCCGTGTTGCTCAGCTTGGCGTGGAACTGAGTGCACTGGAGCGTCAACTTGCGGCATTGCGGCAATCCGATTTAGGACGGCTCCGGGCTCGTGGACCGGCTGCGCTTGAGCGGTACCTTGCGCAACAGGAGCAGGTGCTTCGGCAGGAGCTTGCTCACCAGCGTATGCGTCGTCGCCGTGTCTTACGCCTTATCGAGGAACGACGGCGTGAGCTTGAGCATCGTGCCCAAGTGCAGCAATCCACATCCTAA
- a CDS encoding MFS transporter encodes MAAVRSGLRGYIQGLAALDADIKRFFVFSLFSNIGIGAFTLLYNLYLVQLGYKEDFIGLFNSASTIALALGALLIGRLLNARGSWWTTTYGTAAFVVCSIALALSTHPITIMIFGALYGIGSGFVLVTLMPFIVEHVPSRERSTVAAVALSLTSVSATLGSLLGGWTPRLVNVLLGRHGPSALGYATALVFSMILTAVGLVPLFQMRQARWHRLEQTTSLHIRLNENQRQRQGHFYLIAFVLAGGLLSLGSGAAVPFYNVFLSDIGMRTSQIGFVYALGNLLGAFFGLFSPPLARRFGPLGAVSVIRFAPVPLFALLALLPNPGLAILAHLVRMVSISMAWPIDSTLVADVLPGRLRATAYSWRSAAWNLGWAGASLVAGRVIVSTGYGPVFLAFCLFTILSIGVMVGVFRTHPAAQRAVSQSVTPSP; translated from the coding sequence ATGGCTGCCGTGCGAAGCGGGTTACGAGGATACATCCAAGGGTTGGCCGCGCTTGATGCCGATATCAAGCGTTTTTTCGTCTTTAGCCTCTTCTCAAATATCGGCATCGGTGCCTTTACCTTGCTCTACAACCTTTACCTTGTGCAACTTGGCTATAAAGAAGATTTCATTGGATTATTCAACAGCGCCTCGACGATTGCGCTTGCGCTCGGAGCACTCCTGATTGGACGCCTCCTGAATGCCCGTGGTTCGTGGTGGACAACCACGTATGGCACGGCCGCATTCGTTGTCTGTTCCATTGCCTTAGCGCTTTCGACGCATCCAATAACCATCATGATTTTTGGAGCACTCTATGGCATTGGCTCCGGCTTTGTCCTCGTAACACTCATGCCCTTCATTGTCGAGCACGTGCCATCGCGTGAGCGATCAACGGTCGCCGCAGTAGCGCTTTCCCTCACATCAGTCTCGGCAACACTTGGGAGCCTTCTTGGCGGCTGGACACCGCGGCTCGTCAACGTGCTGCTTGGACGACATGGTCCAAGTGCACTCGGCTATGCAACAGCCCTTGTCTTCAGCATGATCCTGACAGCTGTTGGTCTCGTGCCACTCTTCCAAATGCGCCAAGCACGCTGGCATCGGCTGGAACAGACAACGAGCCTGCACATTCGTCTGAACGAAAACCAGCGCCAACGCCAGGGGCACTTCTATCTCATCGCCTTCGTACTGGCTGGCGGTCTCCTTAGCTTAGGATCAGGTGCAGCGGTACCGTTCTACAACGTTTTCCTCTCTGACATCGGGATGCGGACCAGTCAAATCGGTTTCGTGTATGCACTTGGCAATTTGCTCGGAGCATTCTTTGGCTTGTTTAGCCCGCCACTGGCACGCCGATTTGGGCCACTGGGAGCAGTGAGCGTCATTCGCTTCGCTCCCGTGCCGCTCTTCGCACTCTTGGCACTCCTCCCGAACCCTGGACTTGCGATTCTCGCCCACCTTGTCCGGATGGTGTCGATCTCAATGGCCTGGCCAATCGATTCCACGTTGGTCGCTGATGTCCTTCCAGGGAGGTTACGAGCGACAGCCTACAGCTGGCGAAGTGCTGCCTGGAACCTCGGTTGGGCCGGTGCGAGCCTCGTCGCCGGACGGGTTATCGTGAGCACGGGGTATGGGCCAGTCTTCCTCGCCTTTTGCCTCTTCACCATACTGAGCATTGGGGTGATGGTCGGCGTCTTTCGTACCCATCCCGCAGCTCAGCGAGCAGTCTCCCAGTCTGTTACACCATCGCCGTGA
- a CDS encoding ABC transporter permease yields MQSQYEPEEYSMPPSKLNIDSPLPWRIRAIDLAERFGVAAIALLMALFLALTRPETFPTSGNLANIARQTPYIAVLALGEFFTILTAGIDLSISSVMALSMVTLALAVHAGVPVIICVFTPLLIGCLFGLLNGIGLTRLRLPHAFIMTLGTQYIARGLTNLISGGVPISGLPPSIRWLGASDIELSKNLAIPWAFIAVLLLYSLVGVFLHRTVTGRRIYAVGGNPKAARYAGIDVDRILVIVYTLSGTLAGLAGLILAGRTGSGYPNAGLGDELYAIAAVIIGGTSFFGGRGNLLGVFAGVIIIGLLRNGLNLFNVSVFWQQVLIGVIVITVVYGDVLRQQIAQRFQRGQ; encoded by the coding sequence ATGCAAAGCCAGTATGAACCTGAAGAGTATAGCATGCCCCCGTCAAAACTTAACATAGATTCTCCGCTCCCATGGCGGATTCGGGCTATTGACTTAGCCGAGCGCTTTGGCGTCGCTGCTATCGCCCTTCTGATGGCACTCTTCCTTGCTTTGACTCGGCCTGAGACATTTCCAACTTCTGGGAATCTAGCAAATATCGCTCGCCAAACACCCTATATCGCTGTCTTAGCGCTTGGTGAATTCTTCACTATCCTTACCGCGGGCATCGATCTCTCTATCAGCTCGGTTATGGCGTTGAGCATGGTTACTCTGGCGTTAGCTGTTCACGCTGGTGTCCCTGTAATCATATGCGTATTCACCCCGCTCTTAATTGGATGTTTATTTGGTCTTCTCAATGGTATTGGATTAACCCGTTTGCGTCTTCCGCACGCATTTATTATGACACTAGGAACACAATATATTGCGCGGGGGTTGACTAACCTTATATCAGGTGGTGTGCCGATCTCTGGCTTGCCTCCATCTATACGCTGGCTTGGTGCGAGCGATATTGAACTTAGCAAAAATCTAGCTATCCCTTGGGCTTTCATTGCTGTCTTGCTACTTTATAGTCTGGTAGGGGTGTTCTTACACCGAACTGTAACCGGGCGCCGCATCTATGCTGTTGGAGGAAATCCCAAAGCCGCTCGCTATGCCGGTATTGATGTTGATCGTATCCTCGTTATTGTCTATACCCTCTCTGGTACGCTCGCTGGATTAGCTGGTCTTATTTTAGCCGGTCGCACTGGTTCAGGGTATCCAAATGCTGGATTAGGTGACGAACTCTATGCTATTGCTGCTGTCATTATTGGAGGAACTAGCTTTTTCGGAGGTCGCGGCAACCTTCTAGGCGTATTTGCAGGGGTCATTATTATCGGTCTATTGCGAAATGGACTAAATCTCTTTAATGTTAGTGTTTTCTGGCAACAAGTTTTAATAGGAGTCATAGTGATTACGGTCGTCTATGGAGATGTTTTGCGCCAACAAATCGCACAACGTTTCCAGCGAGGACAATAA
- a CDS encoding DUF503 domain-containing protein: MIIGVARFSIFIPGAQSLKDKRHVMKAIINQVQHRFNVAIAEVDGHDQWQAAELGVVCVSTSADHADAMLQEVAQFIERRLVDGYVAGVHTELIPMG, encoded by the coding sequence ATGATTATTGGTGTCGCACGATTTTCCATTTTCATCCCTGGTGCACAGTCCCTCAAAGACAAGCGGCACGTAATGAAGGCAATCATCAACCAGGTACAACATCGCTTCAACGTCGCGATCGCTGAAGTTGACGGCCATGATCAGTGGCAAGCCGCTGAATTAGGGGTTGTCTGCGTCTCAACATCAGCTGACCATGCTGATGCCATGCTGCAGGAAGTCGCACAGTTTATTGAGCGCCGGCTCGTCGACGGCTACGTTGCCGGCGTGCACACTGAGCTTATCCCGATGGGCTAA